The proteins below come from a single Cervus canadensis isolate Bull #8, Minnesota chromosome 2, ASM1932006v1, whole genome shotgun sequence genomic window:
- the INSL5 gene encoding LOW QUALITY PROTEIN: insulin-like peptide INSL5 (The sequence of the model RefSeq protein was modified relative to this genomic sequence to represent the inferred CDS: substituted 1 base at 1 genomic stop codon) yields MRGFIFMLFIFSVMLAISEARSERSRKLCGSEYIRTVIYICASSRWRRQLGALLQGQXAERGNHFQLPNEQEISEEKAAQNLPKMDSSGEESLQGEQLPTEGLWRSKKHLVMSRQDLQILCCTEGCSMSDLSTLC; encoded by the exons ATGAGGggtttcatttttatgttatttatcttCTCTGTTATGCTTGCCATTTCAGAAGCAAGGAGTGAAAGATCCAGGAAGCTCTGCGGGTCCGAGTACATACGCACGGTCATCTACATCTGTGCCAGCTCCAGGTGGAGGCGGCAACTGGGGGCACTCCTGCAGGGTCAGTAAG cTGAGAGAGGAAACCACTTCCAGCTGCCAAATGAACAGGAGATTTCTGAGGAAAAAGCAGCTCAAAACCTTCCGAAGATGGATTCCTCAGGGGAGGAAAGTCTTCAGGGTGAACAGCTGCCCACGGAAGGGCTTTGGAGGTCAAAGAAGCATTTGGTGATGTCAAGACAAGACTTACAAATCTTGTGCTGCACTGAAGGCTGTTCCATGTCTGACTTGAGCACTCTTTGTTAG